The Chryseobacterium sp. LJ668 genome segment GAGCCGTCGTGTTTTTATTGAAGAAGTGCTTTCTAAGAAGAAATAATGATTAAATTAGATTGAATTTAAATCATCAACTACACAACAAGTTCGGAGGCTAATGAATTATACAATACAGCAAATTGCAGACATTACTGATACGGAAGTTATTGGAGATAAATATTTATCAATCAAAAACATAGCTTTTGACAGCAGAATTATTTACTCAACTAAACATACTGCGTTTGTTGCAATCAATACAAAAAAAAATTCTGGTGAAAAGTTTATAGAATCGGCTATAGACCGAGGAATTAATGTGATTATTTCTGAACACCATTATCCGCAATTTGAAAATGTAACATGGATTATTGTTAAAAATTCTATTGAATTTCTTCAAAAGTTAGCTCAATTTCATTTCGAACACTCAAAAATACAATCCATCGGAATTACCGGTAGCAATGGTAAAACAATTCTTAAAGAATGGCTCTATCAATGCTTATGGAACGAATTTCCAACGGTAAAAAGCCCGAAAAGCTTTAATTCGCAGATTGGTCTTCCTCTTTCTTTGCTGCAAATAAATTCAGCTCACCAGCTAGGAATTTTTGAAGTAGGTATTTCAATGCCTGATGAAATGCAGAGATTGGAAAATATTTTTCATCCACAAATTGGATTGCTGACTCATATTGGTACCGCTCATGCAGCCAATTTCACATCTGAAGAAGATTTAATTGATGAAAAATTGAAGCTTTTTAAAGATTCTGAGGTCATTATTTTTAATGGAGACAATCAAATAGTTTTCAATAAAATAAACAGCCTGTATTCAGGTAAAAAATTAATCTCATACGGATTTGATGAAGCTAACGATGTTCGTATTAAAAACAATAATTCAAAAAACGAAAATGTCGTTGTACAATATCTGGGTGAAGAGATCATATTCCCTGTTCATCAAAGAGATGAAGCCACTTTGATCAATGCTTTGGCACTGATAACGGTTTTGAAACAGCTGAAAATCAGCAATGAAAAAATTGTGGATAAAATCAATTCTTTGAAAGCTGTAGAGATGCGCTTGGAAGCCATTGAAGGAATTAAAAACAATATCATTATCAATGATTCCTTTAATTTAGATCTGGATTCTTTAAAGACCTCCTTACAATTTCTTAATGAATATAAAAAAGCGAAAAAATCTCTGGTGTTAACTGATATTATTGGCGTCAATGCCAATTCTAAGGAGTTGTATGGAGAAGTTTCAGAATTAGTCAATGACCAAAATTTTGACACTGTCTTTCTAATTGGTGAGAAAATTACTCAATTTAAGTATTTGTTTAAATCTAAAACATTTACTTTTATTGATGCCCAGGAATTGATTGATAATAAACATCTTACAGAAATTGAAAATCAAATCATTCTTTTAAAAGGTGCAAGAAAGTTTCAGATTGAAAAACTGAAGGATCTGCTCGAACTCAGAAAACATGATACGGTTTTAGAGGTCAATTTAAACGCTATACTTCATAATATTAATTATCATAAATCTTTGCTGAAACCTACAACCAAAATGATGGCAATGGTAAAAGCAAATGCTTACGGATTAGGAAGCTATGAAATATCTGAGTTTTTACAGCATCACCATATTGATTATCTGGGAGTTGCTTATGCAGATGAAGGGGTTGAGCTTCGGAAAAAAGGAATCACCACCCCCATTGTGGTGATGAATCCTGAACAGCATAGTTATGACGCAATTATCCAGTACAATCTTGAGCCGGAAATTTACAGTTTAAGAGTTTTGGAATTGTTTTATGATTCAGTACAGAAATCAGGATTTGATAAGAAATACCCGATTCATATCAAACTTGAAACCGGAATGCATCGCCTTGGGTTTAAAGAATATGAGCTGGATCAGCTGATCCAAAGTTTAGTACATAAAAACTTGACAATTCAGAGTGTTTTCAGTCATCTATCTTCCTCGGATATTCCGGATGAGAAGGAATTTACAATGAAACAGCTAAAGATATTTGAAAAAAACTCAAGTTATTTAATTGAAAAATTAAATAATCGCCCGTTCCGCCATATTTTAAATTCCTCAGGAATCACTAATTATACTGATTATCAGTATGACTTGGTAAGAATTGGAATTGGAATGCTAGGAGAATCATCCGATTTTGAAATTCAGAAGCAGCTGCAGTCAACAGTCAGCTTTAAAACGGTTATTTCGCAGATTTCTTTAGTAGAGAACGGAGAATCTGTAGGTTACAGCCGAAAATATAAAACAGATCATTTAACAAAAATTGCAACTATTCCTGTAGGTTATGCAGACGGAATACCAAGATTAATCGGAAATGAGGTTGGAAATGTAGGAATTCATAAAACTCTTGTTCCAATCGTTGGAAATATTTGTATGGATATGATGATGATTAATGTCGACAGTGTCTCAAACGTAAAAGAAGGTGATACCGTCACGGTTTTTAATTCAAAACCAAGTCTCAAAGAATTTGCAGGGTACTGCAAAACAATCACCTATGAAGTTTTAACCTCAATTTCTCCTCGTGTGAAACGGATTTATATAAAAGATTAATTATGAAGAAACTCCTTGTTTTTTTATTCGCATTTCAATTGCTATTTGTCCAGTCGCAGGTGAAAAAAGGTTTGGTCATTCCAAAAAATCCAAAAATTGGACTTTCTCTTGCGGGTGGTGGTGCAAAAGGTTTTGCACATGTCGGAGTTTTGAAGGTATTGGATTCCTTAGGAGTAAAAGTTGACTATATCTCAGGAACCAGCATGGGAGCGATCGTTGGAGGCTTATATGCAGCAGGCTATACGGGCAAAGATATTGAGAAAATTATAACTGATACAGACTTCTACTCTTTAATCAGAGACCCAAAATCACGTACTGAGAGCACATTTTTCAATAAATCGGTTGATAAATATCTGCTTTCTATTCCTTTAAAAAACGGAAAGATCAATCTTCCATCTTCAATCAGCTCAGGACAGAAAAATGTGTATTTGCTGAAAGAATTATTTAAAAATGTATCCACAATCGAGGATTTCTCTAAACTTCCCATTCCCTTTTTATGCGTTGCCACTAATTTAGAAAGCGGTAATATGCAAATTTTTGAAAAAGGAGATCTGGTGCAGTCAATCATGGCAAGCTCTGCTTTTCCCTCATTGATGGATCCGGTAAAGATTGGCGATAGCATCTATATTGATGGAGCAATGACCGTCAATTATCCTTCAAAACCTCTAAAAGATAAGGGAATCGACATCGTGATAGGGGTAGATTTAAATCAGGACCTTTCAAGAAGAGAAGATTTAAATAACATCATTTCAATTTTAAATCAGGTAATTGATTTTGGAATCCAAAAAGATACTCGACGTCAGTATAAATTTACCGATATCAATATAAAACCGAATCTTAAAGGAATGACCGCTACTAGCTACGATGACAAGAAAAAAATTCTTGACAGCGGTTTTGTAGAAGGATTAAAATATGCAGACATCTTAGATCAGCTTCCAAAAAGAGATTTTGACCGTTTGAGACAAGCCGTAAATCCTATCTATTCTAACGTTTATAAGATAGATAGCATTGATATCGTAGGAAGCAGAATATATGGTAAAAACTACGTTCTAGGTAAGATGAATCTCAGGCTCCCATCATTACAAACGTATGGCAGTGTAAATAGAGGAATTGATAAGTTAGTAGCCACAAATAATTATCGTTTTATCAATTATGATATCGTAACAGAAGATGATATCAGTTATCTGAAATTATATGTTACAGAAGATGATGCGAGACATTTTCTAAAATTTGGATTGCATTATGACGAAATTTTCAAAACCGGGTTGCTTCTGAACTATTCTGCGAAAAGATTACTCTTCAAAAACTCTAATCTTTCTTTAGACATTGTAGTTGGGGATAAACCTAGATATTACCTCAATTATTTCGTTGATAACGGCTATATTCCGGGATTTGGGCTTTACTCTTCCGGGATGAGTTTTGATTTAAAAGGAGACAATAATATCAATGTTGACAAATGGGAGTGGCTAAGAAATGAAGTGTATATACAATCTATCTGGAAAGACAAATACGCCATCGGAACTGGATTAAGCCATGATTATTTCGAAGCGGAAATGAATGGTACCAACAAAAGATACAATCGTTTTTTGAATCCCTATGTATTTCTGAAAAGTGATACCCAGGACGATAAAGATTTCCCACGAAGAGGATTTTATTTAAATGCTGAAGGCAAAGTCATTGATTTGTTAAAATCTGAAGTTGAAAAAAGAGTTGTACAGGTAAAAGCAGATATCAGAGTAAATGTTCCAATATCAAAACAGTTCAGCTATCACCTTAATTTATACGGAGGGATTACCATTGGCGATAATCTTCCACAATTTTATCAATACAGATTAGGTGGAATATTTGAACAAAATGTTGTGAATTTTAAAACATTCAATGGTTTTTATTTTGCACAGTTAAACAGCAGCAACGTTGCCATGATTTCAAACGATATTCAGTTTAAATTTTATAAAAACTTTTTCCTGAGCGGAAATTTTTCTTTTGCCAATCTTTCAGATGATATCAGTTTTGAAGATGCCGTAAAAGTGAATTACAGCTCATTAGGCATCATGGCTGGCTACAAGTCTCCTTTTGGGCAGATCAAATTCAATTTCAGCCATTCACTTAAAAATAATCAAAAAGGTATATTCAGTGTTATTCTAGGACATTGGTTTTAAAATTATGATACAATTCTTTTACGAAAGCTTACCGGATTCTGTGAATACAGATTACAAAAAATGGCTGGAAGAAATTATTCTTTCGGAAGAAAAAAAAGTAGGTGATATCAACTATATATTCTCCGATGATGAGTATTTACTCAAAATCAATCAGGATTATTTACAGCATGACTATTATACCGACATCATTACTTTCGATTCTGTGAAAGGCAAAACAATTAGCGGAGAGATTTTCGTATCTTTGCAACGCATTTCAGACAACGCCTCTACCCTATCCAAAAACTACGATGAAGAATTAAGAAGAGTCTTAGCTCACGGTATTCTTCATTTATGCGGTTATAAAGATAAATCAGAAGCCGAAGAACAGGAGATGCGGAGCAAAGAAGATTTTTATATTGCAAGATATAATTAAGAGCTATTTCCCGCTGTCCGCACTTGCTTTTTTCTTTTTCAAAGAAAAAAGGCCAAACAAATGCTATCATCGGGGCTAGAAATACAAAGTACAGGCGCTTGTAAGCCTCATTCAGCATAATGTTTCACGTGAAACATTTATACAGATTTTAAAATTAAAGCTTAAGAAGCGATTGAAATGATTTCAGAAATATATGATGTAATTGTAGTAGGTGCAGGTCACGCAGGTTGTGAAGCTGCTGCTGCTGCTGCCAATTTAGGTTCTAAAACCTTATTGATTACCATGAACATGCAGACCATCGGACAGATGAGCTGTAACCCTGCAATGGGAGGTATTGCAAAAGGACAAATCGTAAGAGAAATTGATGCAATGGGCGGTTACTCCGGAATTATTGCGGACAAATCTGCAATACAATTTAAAATGCTTAACCTATCAAAAGGTCCTGCAATGTGGTCTCCTAGAACACAAAATGATCGAATGCTTTTCGCAGAAGAATGGCGTTATGCATTAGAAAATACTCCGAATCTTGATTTCTTTCAGGATATGGTGAAAAGTTTATTGATTGAAAATAATCAAGCTGTAGGCGTAGTTACTTCTCTTGGAATTAAGATCAGATCAAAATCTATAGTTCTTACAAACGGAACCTTTCTTAATGGATTAATCCACGTAGGTGATAAACAATTAGGAGGAGGAAGGATGGGTGAACCGAGAGCTTTTGGTATTACAGAACAATTGGTTTCTTTAGGATTTGAAGCAGGAAGAATGAAGACAGGAACTCCACCTAGGATTGATGGTAGAAGTCTAGATTACTCTAAGATGGAAGAACAGAAAGGAGATGAAAATCCAGGTAAATTCAGCTATTTAGATAGTCCGAAACTGACTAAGCAATTAAGTTGTCATATCGTTTATACCAATGAAACTGTACATGACGTTTTGCGTGAAGGATTTGACAGAAGCCCCATGTTTAACGGTACGATACAGAGTTTAGGGCCAAGATATTGCCCAAGTATTGAAGACAAAATTAATCGTTTTGCAGAACGTACCAGACATCAGCTTTTTGTAGAGCCGGAAGGCTGGAAAACCGTAGAAATCTATCTGAATGGTTTCAGTTCTTCGCTTCCTGAGGATGTTCAGATCAAAGCCATGAAACATATTCCGGGATTTGAAAATGTAAAAGTATTCAGACCTGGCTATGCTATTGAATATGACTATTTCCCTCCTACCCAACTGAAGCATACTTTAGAAACAAAACTGATTGATAATTTATATTTTGCCGGTCAGATTAACGGAACTACAGGATATGAAGAAGCTGCCGGACAAGGTCTGATGGCGGGTATTAATTCTCATAATAAAGTTCATGAAAAGGATGAATATATTCTTAACAGGGATGAGGCTTATATAGGCGTTTTAATCGATGATTTAATTACAAAAGGCACCGAAGAACCTTATAGAATGTTTACCTCCAGAGCTGAATACAGACTGCTGCTAAGACAGGATAATGCAGATATCAGATTGACCGAAAAAGCGTATCAGCTAGGTTTGGCAAAAGAAGAAAGATTGTACAGAGTTGAAGAAAAAATTGCTAAAAGCCAGGAACTGGAATCCTATCTTAAAGAAACCTCTTTAAAACCAGGATTGATCAATCCCATATTAGAAGGCATTGAAAGTAACCCAGTAGATCAAGCTTACAGAGCATCTCAGTTTCTTACAAGACCTAATATAACTTTAGATAAATTAGATGAGATCGATTCTATCAGAGAATTTACTTCTCAATATAGCGATGAAGTAAGAGAACAGGCTGAAGTCAATATCAAATATAAAGGCTACATTGAAAAAGAAAAAGAAAATGTAGCAAAACTAAATAGACTCGAAAATGTGAAAATTCCCGAAGATTTCGACTATATTAAAATATCAAGTCTTTCTGCAGAAGCTAAGCAAAAAATGACGAAAGTGAGACCTAAAACATTAGCTCAAGCCGGCAGAATCAGTGGTGTTTCACCGTCTGATGTCAACGTTTTAATGGTATATCTAGGTAGATAGTCAATTATGTTTCACGTGAAACATTAAAATATATTAAGGTATTAGAAAGCTTTACATGCTTTTCTGAATGCCTTTTATTGTTAAAATTCAATACTTAAAATGAAAATAAAAGATCATTTTCTTTCTCAGGAAATATTTGAAATCAAAGAAACTGAAACAGAAGGAGTTTTTAAAACCTCTCCTATCCCATCAAATATTTCTAAATATTACGAAAGTGAAGATTACATTTCTCATCATCAGGACTCCGGAAGCCTGAAAGAAAAACTTTATAAATTTTTACAATCTTTCAATCTGCAATACAAGAAAACGATTTTGATTGACAGAATAAAAAAGAATTCTAAAGTTTTAGATTACGGTTGCGGAGCCGGAGAATTTGTGAAATATATAGAGAATGATTTTCAAACTTTGGGTTTTGAACCCGATGCAGATGCGAGAAAAGCAGCTCAAAATAAATTGTCGAAAGCAAAAATTTTAGATGATATTCAATTGATCAAAGATGAAAGTTT includes the following:
- a CDS encoding bifunctional UDP-N-acetylmuramoyl-tripeptide:D-alanyl-D-alanine ligase/alanine racemase, with the protein product MNYTIQQIADITDTEVIGDKYLSIKNIAFDSRIIYSTKHTAFVAINTKKNSGEKFIESAIDRGINVIISEHHYPQFENVTWIIVKNSIEFLQKLAQFHFEHSKIQSIGITGSNGKTILKEWLYQCLWNEFPTVKSPKSFNSQIGLPLSLLQINSAHQLGIFEVGISMPDEMQRLENIFHPQIGLLTHIGTAHAANFTSEEDLIDEKLKLFKDSEVIIFNGDNQIVFNKINSLYSGKKLISYGFDEANDVRIKNNNSKNENVVVQYLGEEIIFPVHQRDEATLINALALITVLKQLKISNEKIVDKINSLKAVEMRLEAIEGIKNNIIINDSFNLDLDSLKTSLQFLNEYKKAKKSLVLTDIIGVNANSKELYGEVSELVNDQNFDTVFLIGEKITQFKYLFKSKTFTFIDAQELIDNKHLTEIENQIILLKGARKFQIEKLKDLLELRKHDTVLEVNLNAILHNINYHKSLLKPTTKMMAMVKANAYGLGSYEISEFLQHHHIDYLGVAYADEGVELRKKGITTPIVVMNPEQHSYDAIIQYNLEPEIYSLRVLELFYDSVQKSGFDKKYPIHIKLETGMHRLGFKEYELDQLIQSLVHKNLTIQSVFSHLSSSDIPDEKEFTMKQLKIFEKNSSYLIEKLNNRPFRHILNSSGITNYTDYQYDLVRIGIGMLGESSDFEIQKQLQSTVSFKTVISQISLVENGESVGYSRKYKTDHLTKIATIPVGYADGIPRLIGNEVGNVGIHKTLVPIVGNICMDMMMINVDSVSNVKEGDTVTVFNSKPSLKEFAGYCKTITYEVLTSISPRVKRIYIKD
- a CDS encoding patatin-like phospholipase family protein; translated protein: MKKLLVFLFAFQLLFVQSQVKKGLVIPKNPKIGLSLAGGGAKGFAHVGVLKVLDSLGVKVDYISGTSMGAIVGGLYAAGYTGKDIEKIITDTDFYSLIRDPKSRTESTFFNKSVDKYLLSIPLKNGKINLPSSISSGQKNVYLLKELFKNVSTIEDFSKLPIPFLCVATNLESGNMQIFEKGDLVQSIMASSAFPSLMDPVKIGDSIYIDGAMTVNYPSKPLKDKGIDIVIGVDLNQDLSRREDLNNIISILNQVIDFGIQKDTRRQYKFTDINIKPNLKGMTATSYDDKKKILDSGFVEGLKYADILDQLPKRDFDRLRQAVNPIYSNVYKIDSIDIVGSRIYGKNYVLGKMNLRLPSLQTYGSVNRGIDKLVATNNYRFINYDIVTEDDISYLKLYVTEDDARHFLKFGLHYDEIFKTGLLLNYSAKRLLFKNSNLSLDIVVGDKPRYYLNYFVDNGYIPGFGLYSSGMSFDLKGDNNINVDKWEWLRNEVYIQSIWKDKYAIGTGLSHDYFEAEMNGTNKRYNRFLNPYVFLKSDTQDDKDFPRRGFYLNAEGKVIDLLKSEVEKRVVQVKADIRVNVPISKQFSYHLNLYGGITIGDNLPQFYQYRLGGIFEQNVVNFKTFNGFYFAQLNSSNVAMISNDIQFKFYKNFFLSGNFSFANLSDDISFEDAVKVNYSSLGIMAGYKSPFGQIKFNFSHSLKNNQKGIFSVILGHWF
- the ybeY gene encoding rRNA maturation RNase YbeY, whose product is MIQFFYESLPDSVNTDYKKWLEEIILSEEKKVGDINYIFSDDEYLLKINQDYLQHDYYTDIITFDSVKGKTISGEIFVSLQRISDNASTLSKNYDEELRRVLAHGILHLCGYKDKSEAEEQEMRSKEDFYIARYN
- the mnmG gene encoding tRNA uridine-5-carboxymethylaminomethyl(34) synthesis enzyme MnmG, whose amino-acid sequence is MISEIYDVIVVGAGHAGCEAAAAAANLGSKTLLITMNMQTIGQMSCNPAMGGIAKGQIVREIDAMGGYSGIIADKSAIQFKMLNLSKGPAMWSPRTQNDRMLFAEEWRYALENTPNLDFFQDMVKSLLIENNQAVGVVTSLGIKIRSKSIVLTNGTFLNGLIHVGDKQLGGGRMGEPRAFGITEQLVSLGFEAGRMKTGTPPRIDGRSLDYSKMEEQKGDENPGKFSYLDSPKLTKQLSCHIVYTNETVHDVLREGFDRSPMFNGTIQSLGPRYCPSIEDKINRFAERTRHQLFVEPEGWKTVEIYLNGFSSSLPEDVQIKAMKHIPGFENVKVFRPGYAIEYDYFPPTQLKHTLETKLIDNLYFAGQINGTTGYEEAAGQGLMAGINSHNKVHEKDEYILNRDEAYIGVLIDDLITKGTEEPYRMFTSRAEYRLLLRQDNADIRLTEKAYQLGLAKEERLYRVEEKIAKSQELESYLKETSLKPGLINPILEGIESNPVDQAYRASQFLTRPNITLDKLDEIDSIREFTSQYSDEVREQAEVNIKYKGYIEKEKENVAKLNRLENVKIPEDFDYIKISSLSAEAKQKMTKVRPKTLAQAGRISGVSPSDVNVLMVYLGR